GTCACATGCAAACACAAATTAATTTTTGCCGGCGCAAATTCATTAATCATCACTTTGCGCAACGGTCAGTGGATCCGCGCCTTCTTCTTGCAGCACCACATCCAAACCCACATCAAGCTTACGTCTAATCCGGTCGGCTTCAGCTTCTTCCGGATCAAATGACAACGCTCTTTGCCATTGGAAATAAGCTTCGCGTTTGCGCCCGACAGCCCAGTAAACATCACCAAGATGATCGTTTACAATTGGATCGACGGGCTCTAACTCGGCAGCCCGCTCTAAATGTGGAACTGCCTCTTTATACTTCTGCATGCGAAACAACACCCAGCCAAGACTATCTACGATGAAACCGCTGCTCGGCCTAAGATCAACAGCTTTTTCGATCATCGCCAAAGCCTCGTCGAGCTGAATTTTCTTTTCAACAAGCGAATACCCCAGATAATTCAAGACCAAGGGTTGGTCGGGGTTAAGCTGCAGTGCTTTACGAAAGTCACGATCCGCTTTGGGCCATTTGTTCAAGCGCTCATAGGCTATCCCACGGGCATAAAAAAGCCGCCAAGCCGATTGGTCTTTGGGGTCTGTCAGTTCGATGGCATCATTGAAAACCTCGATGGCTTCCTGATATCGCTCATCATATCGCAAAATATTGCCAAGCGTGCGGTACGCGCGCACCATCAATGGATGGCTGCGTGTCAGGTTTTCCAACGCCTCTATCGCGGCCTCGACATTTCCACTGTCGCGAAGCGCTTCAGCGCGCCCCAATTCCGCAAGATGAAAAATCGGGTTATCAGGTGAAATTTCTTGATAGACTTTCGTTGCCAATTCATATTGGCCCATATTTTCCAACACATTCGCTGCCAATAAGATAGCTTCAACATGTTCAGATGATAACAATTCTGCCACTCGAGCATGCATCAAAGAATATTCATCCTGAGCTTCAGAGCTTAGCGCTTTTGCGATGGCAAAGAACACCTCTGCTATGCCATCGGCTACAGACCCGATTAGGCGTTCGTTTGGCATTCGACTGGCTTTAATGTCATCCTGCAATTCCAACAATTCAGGATCTAAATTTTCTCCAAAATATTTCTCAAGAACCGCTTCTGCCTGATTAAATTCGCCCTGCGCCATCAAGGATTGCAATCTTACAATAACCGCTCGCCGCGATAGGGCACCTGCCTGTTGCCCAATATCTTTAAAAATGGCCTCAGCAAGTTCAAAATCCCCCATTACATGGTGCATCAATGCCCTATGGTAACTGACCAGTCCCTGAGAAGGCTCTTGATCTTTTAACCCGTCCATTATTGCAAAAGCGGTTTGGGCATCACCTGCGCCCACATTGGCCCACGCCAATAGCAAACCATCCACAACTTGGTGACCAATGCCTTTTTGGGCATCCAGTTGCGCAACAAGCGCTTTAAAGTCCTGTACGCGAACAGCCCTTGTGATCAAAGCCACATGGGCAACTTGACTGTCAACGCCATCATCAACGATCCGATCAGCAATAGGGTAGACATCCTCAAAAACGCCAAGTGCGATTTTCGACAGAATTAGCGTTTCCATTGCATCTATGTTGCTAGAGTCTTCGCCAACAACTTGTTCCAAATACTTAGAAGCTGTTTGAAATTCCCGAGCAAAACTTGCATGTCGAGCAGCCAGATATGGCCCCGCAAGACCTTCTTGTGCGGCTGCTGGTTCCAACAGTCCAAGCGTAAGCGCAAGTAAAAGCGATTTTTTGATCAACAAACCAGTCTCATGAATTATTTTATGTCTATTAACTAGGGCTTACAACTGGCCATGGCAATGCCGAGCATGCCTAACAAGTGTTAAAACCGTTCTATTTCTTGGTCATGAACACGCTCAACGGCGCCAATAACGTCACCGCCCATCACATATTGGGATAGTTCGGTCCATCCCCACCTTGCGGCGTGACCCAATTAATATTCTGGCTCGGGTCTTTGATATCGCACGTTTTGCAATGCACACAGTTCTGAAAATTGATCACAAACCGATCCTCTTTTCCTTCTTCGGACACAACCTCATAGACGCCCGCCGGACAATAGCGCTGTGCAGGCTCCGCATAGGTCGGTAGGTTGACCGCCAAAGGCACAGATGCATCGGAAAGCTGCAAATGCACCGGCTGTTGCTCTTCATGGTTTGTCATGGAAAATGACACATTGGTCAAACGATCAAAGCTCAGCTTTCCATCCGGTTTCGGGTAATCAATTTCACAGTGCTTAGATGCAGGTTCTGTGGCCTCTGCATCGGTTTTCCCGTGCTTTAACGTGCCGAACAGCGAAACGCCAAAGATCGTTTGAAACCACATGTCAAATCCGCCGAGCGCAAGCCCACCAAGTGGCCCAAAACGGCTATTTAGTGGCGCTACATTGCGCACCTTTTTCAAATCCTTGCCAACGGGTCCTTTGCGCAACGAAGCATCATACTCTTCCAGTACATCCCCGGACCGGCCGGCTTGAATTGCCTTATACGCTGCCTCAGCCGCCTCAATACCTGAATGCATTGCATTGTGATTACCTTTGATCCGCGGCAAGTTAACAAGTCCAACAGAACACCCCAATAAAGCACCCCCTGGAAAAGCTGACTGCGGAATTGACTGAAAGCCGCCCTTGGTCACCGCGCGGGCGCCATAAGCCACGCGTTTTCCACCCTCAAGCAGTGCAGCAATCTTTGGGTGGTGTTTGAAGCGCTGAAATTCCATGTAGGGAAACAGATGCGGGTTTTTATAATTCAAATCGACGATATAGCCGACGTAAACCTGATTATTATCCAGATGATAGACGAAAGAGCCGCCGGAGTTTTTGAACCCCAAAGGCCAGCCCATGGTATGGGTGACTTCGCCTTCATTATGGTTTTCTGGCTTCACTTCCCAGATTTCTTTCATGCCAATGCCAAATTTTGGCACATCACATTGGGCCGCTAGGTCGTATTTTTCCAGCACTTGCTTGGACAGTGACCCACGCACGCCTTCGGATAAAAATACATATTTGCCGTGCAATTCCATGCCGGGTTCATATCCATCTGAGGGCGTGCCATCGGGGTTCTTGCCAAACTCACCAGCCACCACGCCTTTGACTTCGCCGTTCTCGCCAAACACCAATTCCGAACAGGCCATTCCCGGGAAAACTTCTACCCCTAATTCTTCGGCCTGCTCTGCCATCCAGCGGCATACATTGCCCATTGAAACAATATAGTTGCCGTGGTTGTTCATCAAAGGCGGCATGACCAAATTTGGAAGCCGAAGTTGACCGCCCTCCCCCAGAACGTAGAAATTGTCTTCTTTAACGGGCACAGTGAGCGGGGCGCCACGTTCTTTCCAATCTGGCATCAAACGGGTGAGGCCAGAGGGGTCCAAAACCGCGCCCGAAAGAATATGCGCGCCCACCTCGGACCCTTTTTCCAACACCACAACATCAAGATCAGAATCGAGTTGTTTAAGCCGTATGGCCGCCGAAAGACCCGACGGACCCGCTCCGACTATTACCACATCATATTCCATTGCTTCCCGTTCGGTATTAGACATTTGTTTTCCTCATTGGGGTGTGCACATAATATTGTTGCGCATGAATATCCTGCCGTAAAGGCTAACGTCAATCTAAACGCGGCGGTAATTTAGCCTTTTGCGGCTCAGTTTTGGGCAGAAGGTGGCAAACCGCTTTAAACTTTGACATGTTTTACTTGCATTCTCAGGTAGCCTTTGTCCAAATAAGCATTATAACCGAGCAAATCGTCGTTTTTGCGACCCATGACAAAGCGGACTTGATATGGAAAAAATCCCAATGACACGCGCGGGATACACTGCGCTTGAGGTCGAGCTAAAACAGCTAAAGTCGGTCGAGAGACCCGCAATTATTAAAGCCATTGCCGAAGCGCGCGAGCATGGCGATCTGTCAGAAAATGCAGAATACCACTCAGCCCGCGAAAAACATAGCTTCATTGAAGGCCGTGTCAAAGAGCTTGAAAGTGTTTTATCGCTCGCAGAGGTAATCGATCCCTCGCAAATGTCGGGTTCGATTAAATTTGGGGCAACTGTTGGTCTGGTGGATGAAGACACCGACGAAGAAAAAACCTGGCAGATTGTCGGCGAACACGAGGCCAGTATCGAGCGCGGCTTATTAAATATTAAATCACCTTTGGCACGGGCACTGATTGGCAAAGAAGAAGGCGACAGCGTGGAAGTAAAAACCCCAGGTGGGCAAAAATCTTACGAAATCTTGAGCGTTCATTACGCGTGACATCAGTTCTAAATAAATTGTATTAAATGAGTGAACATAAAAACCTGCAGACGCCGTCTGATGGATTATCAGCGCCAGCCAACCGTCAATCCCAAAACGTGATCGTTACGGTTACGATTGGTCTGGCGGTCATCTGGGTTATTTTTAGCGGTTTTGTATTCTGGAATAATCCACCTATGAGCCCAGAGGTTACTTTGGTTTTTATCGGCGCGGCCATTTTACCAGCATCAATCCTTTTGATTTGTGCCCTAATGGTTAAGAAATCTCAAATTCTACAACAAGATGCTCAAAGGTTGCATACGGTCGTAGAGGCCCTGCGCCATTCATTTATTGAACAAAACAAAACAGATTCTCAGACAAGTTTGAACGCCTCTGTAAATCGCAAGCTGGCCGAAATAGCCGAAGAACAACGTAAAATCCATAGCCTGATCAGCCAATTTCCCGCCTTACAAACCGATGGTGCGGCAGGACAATCAAGATCGGAAAGCCATCTAAGTTCCCAAGAGGAGCCCAATGACCAAACCGTATTGGAACTTGGAACGCCGCTCGAAGTTTTTACAGCGCCTCTATCAAACGCAGATTATATCCGTGCTTTGAACTTTCCTGAAACCCCAGATGATACGGTAGGCTTTGCGGTCATGAACCGCGCCATGAAGGATCACCTAACATCACAAATGATCCGCGCTGCTCAGGATATTTTAACATTGCTCAGCCAGGATGGCATTTACATGGATGATCTGCGGCCAGACATGGCTCGGCCGGATATCTGGCGGCAATTTGCAAAAGGCGATAGAGGCAGATCCATTGCTGCTTTGGGCGGCATACAAGATCGTTCTTCTTTGGCTTTAAGCAACGGGCGAATGAAACAAGACGCTGTTTTCCGTGATACTGCGCATCATTTCCTTCGCGTTTTTGACACTTGTTTTTCGAAATTCGAACCAACCGCAAGCGATGCAGAAATATCTGCCTTTTCTGAAACGCGCACAGCGCGGGCCTTTATGCTTTTGGGGCGGGTGGCCGGCACCTTTAGCTAAAGAGACCAAGCTTGCAGGCTTTGGTTCAAAGACCTAGTGCGTTAAAGGGGATAAATCGAACCTTATCTCCGGGCTTTATTATTGCGGCTTCTTCGCCAAGCTCGACCAAACCTTCGGCCCAACTCAACCCGCTAATACGGCCAGATCCTTCAGAACCAAAGGCCTCTACACGGCCCTCTCTTATGCGCGCGCGTAAAAATTCACTTCGGCCCGGCTTTTTGGATTTATGGAATGCAGCTGGCACGCTAAAACCTTGCGGGACTGGCCAGTCTCCTCCAGCCATCTGCTGCAAAGCCGGCGCTGCAAAAATGGCCGTGCATACGAATGCCGCAACTGGGTTTCCAGGCAGTCCGAAAACCGGCACCCCTTGCCAAAGCCCCATAGCCAATGGCCGTCCCGGCTTCACCGCGACGCGCCAAAGCGCCATTGATCCGGTGCTGGTTAGCAGAGCCGACATATGGTCTTCTGCGCCTGCTGAAGCGCCTCCTGAGGTCAAAATCACATCACATCGACTGGCCGCACTGTTCAGTTGCGCGCGCAGCTTTTCGGGATCATCCGGCGCGGTGCCTAAATCCATTACAGCATAGCCTAGACGGCGCAAAAGCCCCAAAAGCATTGGTCGGTTGGCATCGTAGATTTGACCAAATTTCGCCGACTGGGACGCTTCAATCAATTCATCGCCGGTTGACAAAACCCCTACGCTCAATGTGTCATACACTGGTAGATCCGCAATACCGGCAGAGGCCAAAAGCCCTAAATCAGCCACTGTAACCTTGCGGCCCCGGCTTAAAACACCTTGGCCTGCTTGAATATCTTCGCCCATCAACCGGGTATTTTTTCCTTGGCGCAAAGGGCCGTGAAAGGCAACTTCTTTCCCATCAGTTGCCACATCCTCTTGAAGCACAATTGTGTCGACCCCTTTGGGCAGGGCAGCGCCGGTTAATACCTGTATCGCCGACCCTTTTGGAACGCTCCCTTGATAAGGCTGACCCGCTGCGGCGCGGCCTTTAATCAGTGGCAGAATCAGCGAAGCGCTTTGATCGCTGAGCGTCCCATCAAAGCCGTATCCATCTACAGCACTATTGGCGTGCGGCGGACTACTACGCTGCGCATAAAGATCGCTAGATAAAAACCGCCCAACCGCCTGCTGAAGCGGAAGCTCGGTCGAAGCGACCCGGCATGTCAGTTTTTCTTTTAAAAGCGCGAGCGCCGTTTTAACGGGCATCCAATCAACGCCTGCAGGCAAAGCGAAACAATCATCACGCAAGGGCGGCGGTGTAATCATTGGCGCCCCCGCACAAAAGAGCTGCCCATAATCCATCCTTCTTCAATTCGAATATTTGCAGGTATATCGGCAGGGATCAAGCTTTGGAAGAGAGGGTCAGTTTGAAACATACGTTGCAATTGTTCACAACTACCGCGGACCTGCTGTGCATCCAGAATATCATATAACTGATCGGGCCAACGCTTGATGTAATCTTCCATAATTTCTTTTGCAGCCAGAATGCTCGGGTAAATTTCACCCACCACAACGGATGCGCGCGGCAGCAGTTTGCACCCTTCGATCGGCCAGACCTGACAGCGTTGGCCAAGCCATTTGCGCAGCTCTGAAAGATAGGGCAGGCCCAGCAAAGATTGTGATCCCACTGCACCAGTGGTGTACAGCTTCCACGCGCTATGGGCTTTGGCCGCAAGATCGGTTTGCCGGTATTCTGGTAATCCGTGGGAATGGCGCGCCGCGCCTTTATGCGGCAGACTGGGGAACTTCAGCTGCGCTGGTGCCCCCCAAAACGGGCCAATGCCAGCAAAGATTTTATTGATCTCGGCGGCCACCTCAAATCGGTTATTGCTATTATCTGGCGCATCTTCAATCCGTTCCTTTAACCAGTCCCAAACAGCCAGTGCCTCTGGCATGCCAGTCAGCGCTTTGGCAAAGCCTT
The nucleotide sequence above comes from Rhodobacteraceae bacterium Araon29. Encoded proteins:
- the greA gene encoding transcription elongation factor GreA, whose product is MEKIPMTRAGYTALEVELKQLKSVERPAIIKAIAEAREHGDLSENAEYHSAREKHSFIEGRVKELESVLSLAEVIDPSQMSGSIKFGATVGLVDEDTDEEKTWQIVGEHEASIERGLLNIKSPLARALIGKEEGDSVEVKTPGGQKSYEILSVHYA
- a CDS encoding FAD-binding protein translates to MSNTEREAMEYDVVIVGAGPSGLSAAIRLKQLDSDLDVVVLEKGSEVGAHILSGAVLDPSGLTRLMPDWKERGAPLTVPVKEDNFYVLGEGGQLRLPNLVMPPLMNNHGNYIVSMGNVCRWMAEQAEELGVEVFPGMACSELVFGENGEVKGVVAGEFGKNPDGTPSDGYEPGMELHGKYVFLSEGVRGSLSKQVLEKYDLAAQCDVPKFGIGMKEIWEVKPENHNEGEVTHTMGWPLGFKNSGGSFVYHLDNNQVYVGYIVDLNYKNPHLFPYMEFQRFKHHPKIAALLEGGKRVAYGARAVTKGGFQSIPQSAFPGGALLGCSVGLVNLPRIKGNHNAMHSGIEAAEAAYKAIQAGRSGDVLEEYDASLRKGPVGKDLKKVRNVAPLNSRFGPLGGLALGGFDMWFQTIFGVSLFGTLKHGKTDAEATEPASKHCEIDYPKPDGKLSFDRLTNVSFSMTNHEEQQPVHLQLSDASVPLAVNLPTYAEPAQRYCPAGVYEVVSEEGKEDRFVINFQNCVHCKTCDIKDPSQNINWVTPQGGDGPNYPNM
- a CDS encoding molybdopterin molybdenumtransferase MoeA (is involved in the formation of active molybdenum cofactor and the chelation of molybdenum); this encodes MDYGQLFCAGAPMITPPPLRDDCFALPAGVDWMPVKTALALLKEKLTCRVASTELPLQQAVGRFLSSDLYAQRSSPPHANSAVDGYGFDGTLSDQSASLILPLIKGRAAAGQPYQGSVPKGSAIQVLTGAALPKGVDTIVLQEDVATDGKEVAFHGPLRQGKNTRLMGEDIQAGQGVLSRGRKVTVADLGLLASAGIADLPVYDTLSVGVLSTGDELIEASQSAKFGQIYDANRPMLLGLLRRLGYAVMDLGTAPDDPEKLRAQLNSAASRCDVILTSGGASAGAEDHMSALLTSTGSMALWRVAVKPGRPLAMGLWQGVPVFGLPGNPVAAFVCTAIFAAPALQQMAGGDWPVPQGFSVPAAFHKSKKPGRSEFLRARIREGRVEAFGSEGSGRISGLSWAEGLVELGEEAAIIKPGDKVRFIPFNALGL
- a CDS encoding tetratricopeptide repeat protein; the encoded protein is MLIKKSLLLALTLGLLEPAAAQEGLAGPYLAARHASFAREFQTASKYLEQVVGEDSSNIDAMETLILSKIALGVFEDVYPIADRIVDDGVDSQVAHVALITRAVRVQDFKALVAQLDAQKGIGHQVVDGLLLAWANVGAGDAQTAFAIMDGLKDQEPSQGLVSYHRALMHHVMGDFELAEAIFKDIGQQAGALSRRAVIVRLQSLMAQGEFNQAEAVLEKYFGENLDPELLELQDDIKASRMPNERLIGSVADGIAEVFFAIAKALSSEAQDEYSLMHARVAELLSSEHVEAILLAANVLENMGQYELATKVYQEISPDNPIFHLAELGRAEALRDSGNVEAAIEALENLTRSHPLMVRAYRTLGNILRYDERYQEAIEVFNDAIELTDPKDQSAWRLFYARGIAYERLNKWPKADRDFRKALQLNPDQPLVLNYLGYSLVEKKIQLDEALAMIEKAVDLRPSSGFIVDSLGWVLFRMQKYKEAVPHLERAAELEPVDPIVNDHLGDVYWAVGRKREAYFQWQRALSFDPEEAEADRIRRKLDVGLDVVLQEEGADPLTVAQSDD